From a single Mesorhizobium shangrilense genomic region:
- a CDS encoding branched-chain amino acid ABC transporter substrate-binding protein, whose protein sequence is MKKSLLFAVAVTALAAFSGNARADILIGVAGPITGPNAAFGAQFQKGAEQAAADINAAGGVLGQQIKIQVGDDVSDPKQGISVANKFVGDGVKYVVGHFNSGVSIPASEVYAENGVLEISPASTNPQYTERGLWNTFRTCGRDDQQGKVAGDYIAANFKDAKLAIVHDKSPYGQGLVDVAKKVLNADGVTEVMYEGINIGDKDFSALIAKMKEAGVTLIYFGGLHTEAGLIMRQSADQGLKATFFSGDGMVSNELAAIAGDAVIGTLNTFGPDPRKNPVAKDIVERFHAAGFEPEAYTLYSYAAVQIIAAAIAKTGSADDAMKVAETIKGYGPFKTAIGDFGYDAKGDPTRPDYVIYEWKKGEDGKPTYFEK, encoded by the coding sequence ATGAAAAAATCACTGTTGTTCGCGGTTGCCGTGACCGCGCTTGCCGCGTTCAGCGGCAACGCCCGGGCCGATATTCTGATCGGTGTCGCCGGTCCGATCACCGGTCCGAATGCCGCCTTTGGCGCGCAATTCCAAAAGGGCGCCGAACAGGCAGCGGCCGATATCAATGCCGCGGGCGGCGTCCTCGGCCAGCAGATCAAGATCCAGGTTGGAGACGATGTGTCCGATCCGAAACAGGGGATTTCGGTTGCCAACAAGTTCGTCGGTGACGGGGTGAAATACGTGGTCGGCCATTTCAATTCGGGCGTGTCGATCCCCGCCTCGGAAGTCTACGCCGAAAACGGCGTGCTCGAGATATCACCCGCATCCACCAATCCGCAGTACACCGAGCGCGGTCTCTGGAACACGTTCCGCACCTGCGGCCGTGATGACCAGCAGGGCAAGGTCGCGGGCGACTATATCGCTGCGAATTTCAAGGACGCCAAGCTCGCCATCGTCCACGACAAGAGCCCATACGGACAGGGTCTCGTCGACGTGGCGAAGAAGGTGCTGAATGCCGATGGCGTTACAGAAGTGATGTATGAAGGCATCAACATCGGTGACAAGGACTTCTCCGCGCTCATCGCCAAGATGAAGGAAGCCGGGGTTACGCTGATCTACTTCGGCGGTCTGCACACCGAGGCCGGGCTGATCATGCGCCAGTCCGCCGATCAAGGCTTGAAGGCTACTTTCTTCTCAGGCGACGGAATGGTTTCGAACGAACTAGCCGCGATTGCCGGTGACGCCGTCATCGGCACACTCAACACCTTCGGCCCGGATCCACGCAAGAATCCAGTCGCAAAGGATATCGTCGAGAGGTTCCACGCAGCCGGCTTCGAGCCGGAAGCCTACACCCTATACTCCTATGCCGCGGTTCAGATCATCGCCGCCGCGATCGCCAAAACTGGATCCGCCGATGACGCGATGAAAGTAGCCGAAACCATCAAGGGGTACGGGCCGTTCAAGACCGCCATCGGTGACTTCGGCTACGACGCCAAGGGCGATCCGACGCGTCCTGACTACGTCATCTATGAATGGAAGAAGGGCGAGGACGGAAAACCCACCTATTTCGAAAAATAA
- a CDS encoding acetyl-CoA C-acyltransferase — MTTRDPIVIVGGARTPLGGFQGAFKDVAAAQLGAAAVRAALERSGTGMDLVDEVLLGCVLSAGQGQAPARQAAIAAGLPLSVGATTVNKMCGSGMMSVMLAHDRIAAGSAAIVVAGGMESMTNAPYLLDRARSGYRLGHGKIVDHMFLDGLEDAYDKGRLMGTFAEDCAHAYQFSRGAQDAFAVASLERAQKAIAEGSFIKEIVSITVAAGKTERIVDEDEQPAKARPERIPALKPAFREGGTVTAANSSSISDGAAALVLMRRSEADKRGVGPLATIRGHVTYAQAPNLFTIAPIGAIRKLCERIEWDLGDVDLFEINEAFAVVPMAAMRELGLPEDKVNVHGGACALGHPIGASGARIIVTLVAALRKYQLKRGIAAVCIGGGEATALAVERMP, encoded by the coding sequence GTGACCACTCGTGATCCGATAGTCATCGTCGGCGGCGCCCGCACGCCCCTTGGAGGGTTCCAAGGCGCCTTCAAGGACGTTGCCGCCGCGCAGCTTGGCGCGGCCGCTGTCCGGGCCGCCTTGGAGCGGTCCGGAACCGGGATGGATCTCGTCGATGAGGTGCTGTTGGGTTGCGTGCTGTCCGCCGGTCAGGGCCAGGCGCCCGCGCGCCAAGCCGCCATCGCCGCCGGCCTGCCGCTCAGTGTCGGTGCCACGACCGTAAACAAGATGTGCGGGTCCGGCATGATGTCGGTGATGCTGGCCCACGACCGCATTGCCGCTGGTTCCGCGGCGATCGTCGTGGCGGGTGGCATGGAGAGCATGACCAACGCGCCGTATCTCCTCGATCGTGCGCGCTCCGGCTATCGGCTCGGGCACGGCAAGATCGTCGATCATATGTTCCTGGATGGCCTGGAGGACGCCTACGACAAAGGGCGGCTCATGGGGACCTTCGCCGAGGACTGTGCGCATGCCTACCAGTTTAGCCGCGGCGCCCAGGACGCCTTCGCGGTCGCTTCGCTGGAAAGGGCGCAGAAGGCCATTGCCGAGGGCAGCTTCATCAAGGAGATCGTCTCGATCACGGTGGCGGCGGGCAAGACCGAGCGCATCGTCGATGAGGACGAGCAGCCTGCGAAGGCAAGACCGGAAAGAATCCCCGCGCTGAAGCCTGCTTTCCGGGAGGGCGGCACGGTAACGGCCGCGAATTCCTCGTCAATCTCGGACGGCGCCGCGGCCCTCGTCCTCATGCGCCGTTCAGAAGCAGACAAGAGGGGCGTTGGCCCGCTCGCCACAATCCGTGGCCATGTCACTTACGCCCAGGCGCCCAACCTCTTCACGATCGCGCCGATCGGCGCCATCCGCAAGCTCTGCGAGAGGATTGAATGGGATCTCGGGGATGTGGATCTCTTTGAGATCAACGAGGCTTTCGCCGTCGTGCCGATGGCCGCGATGCGCGAACTCGGCCTGCCTGAAGACAAGGTGAATGTGCATGGCGGCGCATGCGCGCTTGGCCATCCGATCGGCGCGTCAGGCGCGCGCATCATCGTCACGCTGGTCGCCGCGCTCCGGAAATATCAGCTGAAGCGCGGCATAGCGGCCGTCTGCATCGGCGGGGGCGAGGCCACCGCATTGGCGGTGGAACGCATGCCTTGA
- a CDS encoding 3-hydroxyacyl-CoA dehydrogenase: MRIKDSVFLVTGSGSGLGAAVARMFAAEGANVLAIDVNAAAGEKVAAELGSAVRFHRADVTSEIDGIAAIDVATNTFGRIHGLVNCAGIAPGEKVLGRDKLHSLESFARTIAINLVGTFNMLRLVADRMVKGEPDADGERGVIVNTASIAAFDGQVGQAAYAASKGGVAALTLPVARELARYGVRVATIAPGIFETPMMAAMPQEVRDALGASVPFPPRLGRPDEYASLVKHICENMMLNGEVIRLDGALRMAPR, translated from the coding sequence ATGCGGATCAAGGATAGCGTTTTTTTGGTCACCGGCTCCGGCTCCGGATTGGGAGCCGCGGTTGCACGCATGTTCGCCGCTGAAGGCGCAAACGTTCTTGCCATCGATGTGAACGCTGCGGCCGGCGAAAAAGTCGCCGCGGAACTGGGCAGCGCCGTGCGCTTTCACCGGGCCGATGTCACCAGCGAAATCGACGGCATTGCCGCGATTGATGTTGCCACGAACACGTTCGGGCGCATCCACGGGCTGGTGAATTGCGCGGGCATAGCGCCGGGTGAAAAGGTCCTCGGGCGGGACAAGCTTCACAGCCTCGAAAGCTTCGCGCGCACGATTGCGATCAATCTCGTCGGCACCTTCAACATGTTGCGGCTTGTCGCCGACCGCATGGTGAAGGGAGAGCCCGATGCTGATGGCGAGCGCGGCGTGATCGTCAACACAGCCTCGATCGCGGCGTTCGATGGGCAGGTCGGTCAGGCGGCCTACGCGGCGTCAAAGGGGGGTGTCGCCGCGCTGACGCTGCCGGTCGCTCGGGAGCTGGCTCGCTATGGCGTACGCGTCGCCACCATCGCCCCGGGCATCTTTGAAACACCCATGATGGCGGCCATGCCGCAAGAGGTGCGGGACGCGCTCGGCGCGAGCGTGCCGTTTCCGCCGCGCCTGGGCCGTCCGGATGAGTATGCCAGCCTGGTGAAACACATCTGCGAGAACATGATGCTGAACGGCGAGGTTATCCGCCTTGACGGCGCGTTGCGCATGGCGCCGCGATGA